A section of the Cydia splendana chromosome 1, ilCydSple1.2, whole genome shotgun sequence genome encodes:
- the LOC134794340 gene encoding chitinase-3-like protein 2, whose translation MEKDIDSNLEEGDLVELLKVEGRLVTHARALRWAAWLMVFVGATLSFCLLLPPPRPAPAAALVCYYNTPHDARSLQPRDIPPHLCTHINVAFASVRNKTLHLDPPQLAAIRQVVLLKKSNPNLKVLVSVGGAGENGFADMVINHASRKQFIRSIKSLLRNYTLDGIDLDWEFPTGNRQRQHFSQLLREIRTEYLREKRDYLLTVAVVAEETIADASYDYDQLNLYTDFVNVMTYDFHFYTKMTPFTGFNSPLYSEPGQRFFLSTLNVNYTMHMYLAKGLAPEKLVVGIPTYGHSFQLVNPGNTLPGSPAAGPGSLGAGGFVSYPDVCQFVKHPGGKQSRDAAAAVPYAHRGTEWLSYDDEESVARKAEFAARLGLRGAMVYSLDADDYSNVCGLKALPLVSAVRRALNGPLI comes from the coding sequence atggaGAAGGACATTGATAGCAACCTGGAGGAGGGAGACCTCGTCGAGCTGCTGAAGGTGGAGGGCAGGCTGGTAACGCACGCGCGGGCGCTGCGCTGGGCCGCGTGGCTCATGGTGTTCGTGGGCGCCACGCTGTCGTTCTGCCTGCTgctgccgccgccgcgcccggcGCCCGCGGCCGCGCTCGTCTGCTACTACAATACGCCTCACGACGCGCGCTCCCTGCAGCCCAGAGACATACCACCACACTTGTGCACACACATCAATGTAGCCTTCGCCAGTGTGCGCAATAAAACCTTGCATTTGGACCCGCCGCAGTTGGCCGCAATACGCCAAGTAGTGTTGCTTAAAAAGTCTAACCCTAACCTGAAGGTGCTTGTCTCTGTAGGAGGCGCCGGCGAGAACGGTTTCGCCGACATGGTAATCAATCACGCCTCTCGCAAGCAATTCATTAGATCCATCAAAAGTCTCCTCCGTAACTATACCTTAGATGGAATAGATCTGGACTGGGAGTTCCCGACCGGCAACAGGCAGCGGCAACACTTCTCCCAGCTGCTTCGAGAGATCCGAACCGAGTACCTTAGAGAAAAGCGAGATTACTTACTGACAGTTGCTGTTGTGGCCGAGGAAACCATTGCCGATGCATCATATGATTATGATCAACTAAACTTGTACACTGACTTTGTGAATGTTATGACTTACGATTTTCATTTCTACACTAAAATGACTCCGTTCACTGGCTTCAACTCCCCATTGTATTCTGAACCGGGGCAGCGTTTCTTCCTTTCCACGCTGAATGTAAACTACACAATGCACATGTACCTTGCTAAAGGGCTAGCACCAGAAAAGCTTGTAGTTGGGATTCCTACATATGGGCACTCATTTCAGCTGGTAAATCCAGGTAACACATTGCCGGGTAGTCCGGCAGCCGGGCCAGGCAGCCTAGGCGCTGGTGGATTTGTGTCATATCCGGATGTGTGTCAGTTTGTGAAACATCCTGGTGGGAAGCAGTCGCGGGATGCTGCCGCGGCGGTGCCTTACGCGCACCGCGGGACTGAGTGGCTGTCCTATGATGATGAAGAAAGTGTAGCGAGGAAGGCTGAGTTCGCAGCGCGATTGGGGCTGCGCGGGGCTATGGTATACTCGCTCGACGCTGATGATTACTCCAATGTCTGTGGGCTGAAGGCTCTGCCGCTCGTGTCCGCCGTCCGTCGCGCGCTGAATGGTCCTCTGATTTAA